A genome region from Etheostoma cragini isolate CJK2018 chromosome 4, CSU_Ecrag_1.0, whole genome shotgun sequence includes the following:
- the LOC117943227 gene encoding keratin, type II cytoskeletal 8-like isoform X2 — MSVRALKTTTFSTVSSSRGPSQGYSSRSFSGYGGRGVGSGKQSYAVRSSYGGVGSSGAAGGFNVAGGYIAGGSGQRGGGVECGYLGFGGGMGGGMVIEGVAPITAVTVNKSLLAPLNLEIDPNIQLVRTQEKDQIKTLNNRFASFIDKVRFLEQQNKMLETKWKLVQEQTTSHSNIDAMFEAYIANLRKQQNNLSHEKAKLESDLHHMTGLVEDFKNKYEVEINKRNECENSFVLIKKDTDVAYMMKVELEAKLDGLSDEIEFLRKIYDTEIHELQSQIKDTSVVVEMDNSRDLDMDAIVAEVRAQYEDIANRSRAEAESWYQSKYEEMQQSAGKYGDDLKSTKAEIADMNRRIMRLQSEIDMVKAQRTNLEGQITEIEERGELAVKDAKLRIRDLEEALQRAKQDMTLQVRQYQELMNVKLALDIEIATYRKLLEGEEYRLATGIKTNISKHTSVNYNAYGLESSRTPSYVSCSFGGDKASSDSFAVLEGATVKSATVTKTETVVIKTEEIKEEEKEEKEREEADVVAEE, encoded by the exons ATGTCTGTCAGAGCTTTGAAGACCACCACCTTCTCCACTGTGTCCTCCTCCAGGGGCCCATCCCAGGGCTACAGCAGTCGCTCCTTCTCGGGCTACGGTGGCCGTGGTGTGGGTAGTGGCAAGCAGAGCTACGCTGTACGCAGCTCCTATGGGGGAGTGGGCAGCAGTGGTGCTGCTGGGGGGTTTAACGTGGCCGGTGGGTATATTGCTGGGGGGTCTGGACAAAGAGGTGGTGGAGTAGAGTGTGGCTATCTGGGCTTCGGTGGAGGTATGGGAGGTGGCATGGTCATCGAAGGGGTGGCCCCCATCACAGCGGTGACCGTGAACAAGAGCCTACTGGCCCCCCTGAACCTGGAGATTGACCCCAACATCCAATTGGTCCGCACACAGGAGAAGGATCAGATCAAGACCCTCAACAACCGCTTCGCCTCCTTCATTGACAAG GTACGCTTCCTTGAACAGCAGAACAAAATGCTTGAGACCAAGTGGAAACTTGTGCAGGAACAGACTACGTCTCACTCCAACATTGATGCCATGTTTGAAGCCTACATTGCCAACTTGCGTAAGCAGCAAAACAACTTGAGTCACGAAAAAGCTAAACTTGAGTCCGATCTGCATCACATGACAGGCCTGGTTGAGGACTTCAAAAACAA gtaTGAGGTTGAGATCAACAAGCGCAATGAGTGTGAGAACAGCTTTGTCCTCATAAAGAAG GACACTGACGTAGCCTACATGATGAAAGTGGAGCTGGAAGCCAAACTGGATGGGCTCTCTGATGAGATTGAGTTCCTAAGGAAGATCTATGATACA GAAATCCACGAGCTACAGAGCCAGATCAAGGACACCTCTGTTGTGGTGGAGATGGACAACAGCCGTGATCTGGACATGGACGCCATTGTCGCTGAAGTGCGTGCCCAATATGAAGACATTGCCAACCGGAGCAGAGCCGAGGCTGAGTCATGGTACCAGAGTAAG TACGAAGAGATGCAGCAGTCAGCAGGTAAATATGGTGACGACCTGAAGTCAACCAAGGCGGAGATTGCTGACATGAACCGCAGGATAATGAGGCTCCAGTCTGAAATAGACATGGTGAAAGCACAG CGAACCAATTTGGAAGGTCAAATCACAGAGATTGAAGAGCGTGGTGAGCTGGCAGTGAAGGATGCTAAACTTCGCATCAGAGACCTGGAGGAAGCGCTCCAGAGAGCCAAGCAGGATATGACCCTTCAAGTCCGCCAATACCAAGAACTGATGAATGTGAAGCTTGCTCTGGACATTGAAATTGCTACCTATAGGAAGCTGCTGGAAGGAGAGGAATACAG GTTAGCAACTGGAATCAAGACCAATATATCCAAACACACTT CTGTAAACTACAATGCCTACGGCCTGGAGAGTTCCCGAACCCCGTCCTACGTCAGCTGCTCCTTTGGCGGAGACAAGGCCAGCAGTGATTCTTTCGCTGTCCTCGAGGGAGCAACAGTGAAGAGCGCCACAGTCACCAAGACAGAAACAGTGGTGATCAAGACGGAGGAGATcaaggaggag gagaaggaggagaaggagcgGGAGGAGGCAGACGTTGTGGCTGAGGAGTGA
- the LOC117943227 gene encoding keratin, type II cytoskeletal 8-like isoform X1 codes for MSVRALKTTTFSTVSSSRGPSQGYSSRSFSGYGGRGVGSGKQSYAVRSSYGGVGSSGAAGGFNVAGGYIAGGSGQRGGGVECGYLGFGGGMGGGMVIEGVAPITAVTVNKSLLAPLNLEIDPNIQLVRTQEKDQIKTLNNRFASFIDKVRFLEQQNKMLETKWKLVQEQTTSHSNIDAMFEAYIANLRKQQNNLSHEKAKLESDLHHMTGLVEDFKNKYEVEINKRNECENSFVLIKKDTDVAYMMKVELEAKLDGLSDEIEFLRKIYDTEIHELQSQIKDTSVVVEMDNSRDLDMDAIVAEVRAQYEDIANRSRAEAESWYQSKYEEMQQSAGKYGDDLKSTKAEIADMNRRIMRLQSEIDMVKAQRTNLEGQITEIEERGELAVKDAKLRIRDLEEALQRAKQDMTLQVRQYQELMNVKLALDIEIATYRKLLEGEEYRLATGIKTNISKHTSVNYNAYGLESSRTPSYVSCSFGGDKASSDSFAVLEGATVKSATVTKTETVVIKTEEIKEEQQQTATEEPAAEEKEEKEREEADVVAEE; via the exons ATGTCTGTCAGAGCTTTGAAGACCACCACCTTCTCCACTGTGTCCTCCTCCAGGGGCCCATCCCAGGGCTACAGCAGTCGCTCCTTCTCGGGCTACGGTGGCCGTGGTGTGGGTAGTGGCAAGCAGAGCTACGCTGTACGCAGCTCCTATGGGGGAGTGGGCAGCAGTGGTGCTGCTGGGGGGTTTAACGTGGCCGGTGGGTATATTGCTGGGGGGTCTGGACAAAGAGGTGGTGGAGTAGAGTGTGGCTATCTGGGCTTCGGTGGAGGTATGGGAGGTGGCATGGTCATCGAAGGGGTGGCCCCCATCACAGCGGTGACCGTGAACAAGAGCCTACTGGCCCCCCTGAACCTGGAGATTGACCCCAACATCCAATTGGTCCGCACACAGGAGAAGGATCAGATCAAGACCCTCAACAACCGCTTCGCCTCCTTCATTGACAAG GTACGCTTCCTTGAACAGCAGAACAAAATGCTTGAGACCAAGTGGAAACTTGTGCAGGAACAGACTACGTCTCACTCCAACATTGATGCCATGTTTGAAGCCTACATTGCCAACTTGCGTAAGCAGCAAAACAACTTGAGTCACGAAAAAGCTAAACTTGAGTCCGATCTGCATCACATGACAGGCCTGGTTGAGGACTTCAAAAACAA gtaTGAGGTTGAGATCAACAAGCGCAATGAGTGTGAGAACAGCTTTGTCCTCATAAAGAAG GACACTGACGTAGCCTACATGATGAAAGTGGAGCTGGAAGCCAAACTGGATGGGCTCTCTGATGAGATTGAGTTCCTAAGGAAGATCTATGATACA GAAATCCACGAGCTACAGAGCCAGATCAAGGACACCTCTGTTGTGGTGGAGATGGACAACAGCCGTGATCTGGACATGGACGCCATTGTCGCTGAAGTGCGTGCCCAATATGAAGACATTGCCAACCGGAGCAGAGCCGAGGCTGAGTCATGGTACCAGAGTAAG TACGAAGAGATGCAGCAGTCAGCAGGTAAATATGGTGACGACCTGAAGTCAACCAAGGCGGAGATTGCTGACATGAACCGCAGGATAATGAGGCTCCAGTCTGAAATAGACATGGTGAAAGCACAG CGAACCAATTTGGAAGGTCAAATCACAGAGATTGAAGAGCGTGGTGAGCTGGCAGTGAAGGATGCTAAACTTCGCATCAGAGACCTGGAGGAAGCGCTCCAGAGAGCCAAGCAGGATATGACCCTTCAAGTCCGCCAATACCAAGAACTGATGAATGTGAAGCTTGCTCTGGACATTGAAATTGCTACCTATAGGAAGCTGCTGGAAGGAGAGGAATACAG GTTAGCAACTGGAATCAAGACCAATATATCCAAACACACTT CTGTAAACTACAATGCCTACGGCCTGGAGAGTTCCCGAACCCCGTCCTACGTCAGCTGCTCCTTTGGCGGAGACAAGGCCAGCAGTGATTCTTTCGCTGTCCTCGAGGGAGCAACAGTGAAGAGCGCCACAGTCACCAAGACAGAAACAGTGGTGATCAAGACGGAGGAGATcaaggaggagcagcagcagacagcaACTGAGGAGCCAGCTgctgaagagaaggaggagaaggagcgGGAGGAGGCAGACGTTGTGGCTGAGGAGTGA